The following coding sequences are from one Natrarchaeobaculum sulfurireducens window:
- a CDS encoding GMP synthase subunit A, producing MTKIVVVDNHGQFTHLEQRALRDLGVETELVDNETPPEDVDADGIVLSGGPDMDRIGQSPAYLEDGRPVLGICLGMQLIADELGGRVGGGDYGGYADVTVEVLDEDDLLTGSLYPETRVWASHADEVKDVPEGFTITARSDVCNVEAMSDPDRDLYGVQWHPEVAHTEAGEEIFENFLEICDGQ from the coding sequence ATGACGAAGATCGTCGTGGTGGATAACCACGGGCAGTTCACTCATCTGGAGCAACGAGCACTACGCGACCTGGGCGTGGAGACGGAACTCGTCGACAACGAGACGCCACCGGAAGACGTCGACGCCGACGGGATCGTTCTCTCCGGCGGGCCGGATATGGACCGCATCGGCCAGTCTCCGGCATACCTCGAGGACGGCCGTCCCGTACTCGGGATCTGTCTCGGCATGCAACTGATCGCTGACGAACTCGGCGGTCGCGTCGGCGGCGGCGACTACGGCGGGTACGCCGACGTTACCGTCGAGGTCCTCGACGAAGACGATCTCCTGACCGGGTCGCTGTATCCCGAAACGCGCGTCTGGGCGAGCCACGCCGACGAGGTCAAAGACGTTCCGGAGGGCTTTACGATCACGGCACGGAGCGACGTCTGTAACGTCGAAGCGATGAGCGACCCCGACCGTGACCTCTATGGAGTTCAGTGGCATCCCGAAGTCGCCCACACCGAAGCCGGTGAGGAGATCTTCGAGAACTTCCTCGAGATCTGTGACGGTCAGTAG